In Camarhynchus parvulus chromosome 28, STF_HiC, whole genome shotgun sequence, the following proteins share a genomic window:
- the R3HDM4 gene encoding R3H domain-containing protein 4 — protein sequence MVVLRGGAGPEEPFPRIEDCLPLLQDSPSKRFSPSKRKQYYINKAIRNSDLIPRAKGRKSLQRLENTRYLMTLLEQDDCGSDEGELSHSATPSIFSEACNNETYVEIWNDFMNRSGEEQERVLLYLEEEARKKHRRKLPVKNEDKWKELPAYTPQECFQRISRRLRATLKRGRIPMGTLEGLEEELLAFFSVTPHSVYTALMDNSFERLLLHALCQYMDLVSASSDIEGKRQMKVSNKHRVFLPPELLLSDYLGQMS from the exons ATGGTGGTGCtgcggggcggcgcgggcccCGAGGAGCCGTTCCC gAGGATCGAGGactgcctgcccctgctgcaggactCCCCCTCCAAGCGTTTCTCCCCGTCCAAGAGGAAGCAGTACTACATCAACAAAGCCATCCGCAACTCCGACCTCATCCCCAGGGCCAAGGGCCGCAAGAGCCTCCAGAGGCTGGAGAACA CTCGTTACCTGATGACGCTTCTGGAGCAGGATGACTGCGGGAGCGACGAGGGAGAACTCAGCCACTCGGCCACCCCCAGCATCTTCAGTGAGGCCTGCAACAATGAGACCTATGTGGAG ATCTGGAACGACTTCATGAACCGCTcgggagaggagcaggagagggtcCTGCTCTACCTGGAGGAGGAGGCCAGGAAGAAGCACAGGAGGAAGCTGCCAGTCAAGAACGAAGACAAGTGGAAAG agctgcctgcctaCACCCCCCAGGAGTGCTTCCAGCGCATCAGCCGCCGCCTGCGCGCCACCCTGAAGCGGGGCAGGATCCCCATg gggacgctggaggggctggaggaggagctgctggccttCTTCTCTGTCACCCCCCACTCTGTCTACACAGCACTGATGGATAACAG CTTTGAGAGGCTCCTGCTCCACGCACTCTGCCAGTACATGGATCTCGTCTCTGCCA GCTCGGACATCGAAGGGAAGCGCCAGATGAAAGTGAGCAACAAACACCGCGTGTTCCTGCccccggagctgctgctctcagactACCTGGGCCAGATGAGCTGA